CATTATTTCCAGATCCAAAAACTGGGTTGGAATTGGCCCTCCACTGTAACATAATATTTCAGTAGGAACTCTTGTTCTGAAATTGCTCTGTAAAAAGGCTAAACATTGTCATTCAGTTTAATACCTGATGAGAAAAGGCATAGGCCATAGCTCGTTCCCGTTTAATAGCTGCTTCTTCTCTCTGGTGAATCCTTGTTAGAATAACTTCCATTGTTTCAGGGCCACCACTCCATTCTATCTGTCAGCCGTTCACTCATGTTAGAGAGAAATAATATAGCTAGGTAGGACACTAAATTGCACCATGGCCAACATTAGGCAAACACAACCAGAGGAAAGCAATATAAATATGGGTTTGTGGAAGTTTTTAGTTTGGCGTCTACTTTATACTTTTTGCTCGAGAGAACAACTACTACACCTTAGTCCCAAATAGAGCATCATTCATAATCTTTGTCAAGTGAGAAGGCATCATAAGACAGAAACTGGCATGAGCTCCTATGACTGGAATGCAAAAAAGATAAACAGAATGCAGTTTAAGCATGGAGTTTGTCGAAAGTTCTAGCATGAGAAGTTTATAGCTTGATTTCTGTTAAAGCAAAGGCATAAGATTATGAGGGTTTAGTATCATGAATTCTACTCATATGAAAGAAAATGCTGCAAACTGGAGCTTTCATTTTGATACAGTGAGTTTGGATATCTGAATTCTACTAATGAAATTCCACGCATTGCTTCTAATagtagaaatttatttttatctatctTGCCACCAAAGAGGAATCTTCTCTAGTGGATCATTTACATAGGGTTAACAGAAATGAAAATTTAGTTGAATGATCAAGGCAAGAAAATCTCTTGATAGCAGAAAGAGAAAGCAAATACTGATTTGAAAGCTTCAAAGACCGGGGAGAAAAGCTAGTAGGATAACAATTAGTGGGCATAAGAATGTCACCAACTAACCTCTATATTTTGAAGCTTTGTCTCTAGCTTCACTTGATTCTCGTGCTTCTTCCGCTTAAGATGTCCTTCCATCACCATGTGGACACGACGAGCTCTTATCTCATTTTGCATGGTGTTCCATGAACCGATATAGTTCAAAGCTGATGAAGCTTGTTTTTTCACTGAAGGACGTTGTGTCAGGGACTGTAACCTTGTATTTCCTTTCAATCGACGTAATGTTTTCCTAGCCTGCAAACAGAGAGAACTCTATTCAACCTAAAGAGAAGAGTTGAAGCACTTTCTTTGAAACGCTCATCTGACATCATCAGTTCCCtttttactaaatatatatCAATAAGCCACACTGGAAGGTACAGGAATTTTCAGTTCAATTAATATTAAAGGATTTCACAAGTTAAAGGAGTGATCTAACAATTGCAGTGGCATTGCAGAAAAGATACTGAAACCATTATGCTGGATACGATCCCTCTCCTTTTTCTGGGTAACTGCAATCCTGCTTCATAGCATTATACAAATGATTTGATGGGAAATGTTTACTAATCATCTTCTGTCACAATTATAACAAAAGATAGCCTTTTTCCATGCCATGAAATAAGACACCAGTAAATTTACCAGAATTTTCCAAAGTAAAGATAAATTGCGTGTGAGCATTGAACAATTAGGATGTTTCAGAtagataaaaaatgataaaatgcTATGTGCTTCTTTAATTGGTTAGTGTCTTAAATTTGGGAGTGTATGTCTGACAATGAGGACAGTAGACAACACAGAAGGTTTATATCACTGCAATATCTGAGTTTCAAGAGAAGTTATCAGAAGAAAAAGTCACTCAAGAAATATTTAGTCGCGACAAGAATAAATCACAAAAACAACTATTTTAGAATAAATCATTAGAAATAATAGTTGAGTAATATGCTTTTACCACATAAGCGCGGACTGCTGTCTGAATCTTAATAGCTGCTCTGTCCTCAATAGGCATTCCCAGTTCCCTCTGATTCTTGATCAAGGCACCATTTGTTATTTTAGAAGGCTCTTTCTGCAGGGGATTATCCCCTTTGCATCCATTAGACTTTTTGTTTGCTGATGTTCCCTGTCTcaaactaaaaatatgaatcCAGTTGATCTTATAAAGTACTGGTGATTCCgaaattcataataaaaatatggaaGGAATGGGTTGTCATGGACTAATGAGACAAATATGACAGCTTacctttatttttttcgatCTACCATCCTTAGCTTTTCTCATACCGATTACATTCTTCAGCCAGTCTGCAGAACCCATTGCAGGTGCTTGTTATATATTACTCAGCTGCAGCTCACAACAAATGGAACATGGAACGGTATTAGTTATGAAAATATCCAGAGTGAATGTTAATTATTTTACATATGCCAGGCTCTTCTATTCATTTGCATCATTGGGTGAAATGTGTAGTGGGTATTTCAAATGGTTGCATTATCCATGAAAATGTTCTTTCAACTGATCAAATTGACAGCAAGAAGCCGTTTACccataaaaaagaataagagaAGTAACACTACATAACAGATAAAGAATGAAGCACACAAAAGACAATGGCCTACAAGTTTAATTGTCGGAAATTTCACACTGTCTAACAgatgattaaattaatttatattggatTTCTGTTTCCTTTAAAGACTTGATGATAGTCTTTTAAAGATAGTCTTTTAAATGTATCTGAGTTACTTTACAGGCAGCACCAAATTCTTAATCGTTTTCTCACTGGTGGTCTGCACGGAGGTGAGAAATTTGGTTGACTACAACTCTAGAAGGACAATGTGCGATCATTACTTCCTGAAATCAGTTCATTATATTTGTGAATACATTACATTTAAATCTTTAGGTGAACTACGACTATCTAAGGTAAGTATCTGGATTAAACTCTGCCAAGATTAGGTGATGTTACCATAACAAGATATATATAAGTGCTTACAAATACTCAATGCACTATTGAACTGCAAGTGGAATAACGAAATACAGATAGTCAGAAAGTGAGAATGAAATAATGGTGCCCTGGGCCAAAAAAGCAATTCCCATATACTCACATACGCATTCAAACGACTTGTTAAAAGAAGTTCACACAGCCTAGCCGCTTGACTACATCAAGAATTActtattattacaaaaaaaaacttcatctGAGAAACGAAATACACAGTTCTCCGAGAATTTCCAATTGATATACATTTTCATTTACAGATCATTGATCAAGCCACCAATTAATAACCTCACACCTTCCTGCCACCACCAGAAAATTATCTAtacattttacataatttaCTGCTGAAACACTAGGCACTGCTTAATAAAACTCTTATGTAAACAACTAGTTTGGATCTGCTTATGCTAGTTATTATGAAGCATAATTGCATGATCCAAAAGATTAACCCTGACAATTTATCACAATTTCCGACCATGCACAACTTTTTCAATGAACAAAATGCCGCGTCAGTTAACACCCTAAGCGCACGAGCTTCGGTCAAACTGCTATTACTGTAAAGATCCACTATACTGGCTACACCTGCTTAGTGTAGTCAGAATAAGAATGAACTTGCAAAGACATTTACTTTAAATTAGTCATTCTATATAGCCAATTATGAATGAAGAGCAACAGGAAGTCACCTAGAGAAAATGAAACAATTCAAATACACATAGCTTTTTACCTATTCATGATCTAGGTATGGATACAACTGATCTATAATTCATCCACTTATGCTATAGTAGTGTACAAGAGAAAAGCTCAATAATttaccaacaacaacatacccagtggaATCCTACAAGTGGGGTCTGAGGAGGACAGAGAGTACGCAGACCTTACTattacctcgtggaggtagagaggttgtttccaaaagAACCCTTGGCTCAATAATTTACAAAAATCATCTTAATTTCAATTTGGACTCTCAATCTACAAGTCCATATCATCTCCTAATTTGACTTCTAGTACCAAATTGTAATATCTTTAAACACATTTAGTCACAGAAACAATATGAATGAACCAAAAATCAATCAAGATGACATCTTTTGATTGCTTTTTCCCAATAAGCAGACAGAATCTAATATCTTTctgaaatttcaagaaaataaagagcACCCATAATCATATTTCCACCATAgactaagaagaacaaataaaaatgtaaactTGAAACACAGAACAGAGTAAGCAAAAATTGTTGCTACAAGAAAGCATACCAGAGAAAAAACCCTTCACTTGTAAGCTGTTTCTAGCAAATGGGTATTTCcaaaatgcaaagtaaaaacagaataaaaagaggaaaaacaagTGATGACAGAGTAGTGATGGCAGTGGGGAAAAAATAGGATGAGTAGAAGAGAAGAAATACTTGAGAAAGATGacatcaaaagaaataaaaaaacaaaaggttGGTACAATTTGATTGTTTTTGTGtgtaatattgatattttggcATGGCCCCATAACACAAAGTAGTTGAGTATATTTTCTAAAAGAAGTTGAATCAGATGTACATTTGTTGGATTAAAAAGGAGCAATAAATGATACTCTGTTTAAAATTGGATTAGAATAATGGAGCTGTCTGTTCTAAATCAAAGGAATCCCAATCAAgattatttgttctttagtcAATAAACTGCTGCTGTAGGGACAGCACAACAACCATAGTCCTCATCCTTATTAGCACTAAAATATAGGCAATCGTTTATGGCATAGTTTGTTTGGCATTctttaaagattaaaaaaaaaactccaaacTGGCATAGAAGGTGACTTTATTTCACAATACTCGAAGTTTTGAATTAAGGAAAAAGAGCTACTTACCACACCATAACCAGACTCAGACCTATATATGTATTTAAGAAgtttactaaatatatataaataatctaGTAACATTAATCATTATGATGTTAACTTGAGATTATTGTAGAAACACATAAACTTTAATTTTGAATCCGATTTTAACCAGAACTTTTAGTGATTATATATAACCTtataaactatttttattagggaaattacttgttttttttttcaaatagtgTTTGTTTGAGCCAATGAAAGTACATAATTCacttctaattatttattttttggctcaaacaaacattttatttttcaaaaactcaataCTAAGTGTGCAAACTCCAACAATTCAAATGCCAccttaatttaaaaagaataaaaaagctTACGTTGTTGTTTTACTTGTTTgtcttccttctttttcatGGCACAATGATTGAGGGTATGGTAAAAAAAGAGTAATGCTAAATGAtcagaaaatttggtcagaatttgactagaaatttaaaaaa
The Solanum stenotomum isolate F172 chromosome 12, ASM1918654v1, whole genome shotgun sequence DNA segment above includes these coding regions:
- the LOC125848030 gene encoding protein IQ-DOMAIN 9-like, producing MGSADWLKNVIGMRKAKDGRSKKIKGTSANKKSNGCKGDNPLQKEPSKITNGALIKNQRELGMPIEDRAAIKIQTAVRAYVARKTLRRLKGNTRLQSLTQRPSVKKQASSALNYIGSWNTMQNEIRARRVHMVMEGHLKRKKHENQVKLETKLQNIEIEWSGGPETMEVILTRIHQREEAAIKRERAMAYAFSHQWRANSNPVFGSGNNEMSKANWGWSWKDRWVAARPWESRVLVHASPKKVNVKASKNTKSITSPIKKTPVSVILTSLNGKGTMKAKKSNEVAAQKVSSKVKEVSTEKQEVVIEAN